A single region of the Anaerostipes rhamnosivorans genome encodes:
- the infC gene encoding translation initiation factor IF-3: MINGQIRDKEVRLIGEDGSQLGIMSAREAQKKADEAELDLVKISPKAKPPVCKIINYGKYKYELARKEKEAKKKQKTVEVKEVRMSPNIDTNDLNTKISHARKFLSKGARVKVTLRFRGRELAHVNSSKGILDDFAKALDDVATVDKRPKFEGRSMIMFLAPKN; this comes from the coding sequence ATGATCAATGGACAAATCAGAGACAAAGAAGTGCGACTGATCGGAGAGGATGGGTCACAGTTAGGGATTATGTCCGCAAGGGAAGCTCAAAAAAAAGCTGACGAGGCTGAACTGGATTTAGTTAAGATCTCTCCGAAAGCTAAGCCGCCGGTGTGCAAGATCATCAATTACGGTAAGTATAAGTATGAACTGGCCCGCAAGGAAAAGGAAGCGAAAAAGAAGCAGAAGACTGTTGAGGTAAAAGAAGTCCGGATGTCTCCGAACATTGATACGAATGATCTGAATACAAAGATCAGCCATGCCAGGAAATTTTTATCTAAGGGTGCCCGTGTAAAGGTAACGCTTCGATTCAGAGGAAGAGAGCTTGCCCATGTGAATTCCAGCAAAGGAATCCTGGATGATTTTGCAAAGGCGTTGGATGATGTAGCGACCGTTGATAAACGTCCGAAATTTGAAGGCAGAAGTATGATTATGTTTTTAGCACCTAAGAACTAG
- a CDS encoding C40 family peptidase, with product MIIKKMKLSAAVVAMAGMILTSAPVNAAPKETSKPAAQTQKKENDQAKSEYANKVVAKVKSSSTLNIRKKPNTDSKILGKMKRGALGTIVEKSDGWTKVKSGDVTGYVKNDYLVFEDDIQSFAEKNIKKVAKVKTETLRVREKASTDADVVTLVSEDETYKVKKQNGDWAKVKVEGETGYVSKDYVDVKYKFKKAKSMKQIEAERQAKLEAERKAREAKEEQVQSSQSSSESSSSNTQSSGGSQSKKSVPASASVSGSSTGARAANYAQQFVGNPYRYGGNSLTNGIDCSGFTQQIMAKFGYSISRTSSAQASDGVAVSTSNLRPGDLIFYGSGGSINHVAMYIGGGQVVHASNSAPYPKGGIKISNAFYRTPVCARRIIQ from the coding sequence ATGATTATCAAGAAGATGAAACTGTCTGCCGCAGTTGTGGCCATGGCAGGTATGATATTGACATCGGCTCCTGTAAATGCGGCACCAAAAGAGACATCAAAGCCGGCAGCGCAGACACAGAAAAAAGAAAACGATCAGGCAAAGAGTGAATATGCCAATAAAGTAGTTGCGAAAGTAAAGAGCTCCTCTACTTTGAACATAAGAAAGAAGCCAAATACAGATTCCAAGATCTTAGGAAAAATGAAAAGAGGAGCGCTTGGAACGATTGTAGAAAAGAGCGATGGCTGGACAAAAGTGAAATCCGGGGATGTGACCGGATATGTGAAAAATGACTACCTTGTCTTTGAAGACGACATCCAGAGTTTTGCAGAAAAAAATATCAAGAAGGTGGCAAAAGTTAAGACAGAGACCCTCAGGGTACGGGAAAAGGCATCCACGGATGCTGATGTTGTAACTTTAGTCTCTGAGGATGAGACTTATAAGGTGAAAAAGCAGAACGGTGACTGGGCAAAGGTTAAAGTCGAAGGCGAGACTGGATATGTTTCAAAGGATTATGTGGATGTAAAATATAAATTCAAAAAAGCAAAATCTATGAAACAGATCGAGGCAGAGCGCCAGGCAAAACTGGAAGCAGAAAGAAAAGCCAGAGAAGCTAAAGAAGAGCAAGTACAGTCATCCCAGAGCAGCTCAGAGAGCAGTTCTTCCAATACGCAGAGCAGCGGCGGCAGCCAGAGCAAAAAATCCGTGCCGGCATCCGCAAGTGTTTCAGGATCATCTACAGGAGCAAGAGCGGCAAACTATGCCCAGCAGTTTGTAGGAAATCCTTACCGCTACGGAGGTAACAGTCTTACAAACGGTATCGACTGCTCCGGATTCACACAGCAGATCATGGCTAAGTTTGGATACAGCATCAGCAGGACATCCAGCGCGCAGGCTTCCGACGGTGTCGCGGTATCCACCAGTAATCTCCGGCCAGGAGATCTGATCTTCTACGGAAGCGGAGGAAGCATCAATCACGTGGCCATGTATATCGGCGGCGGACAGGTTGTGCATGCAAGTAATTCCGCACCTTATCCAAAGGGTGGAATCAAGATCTCAAATGCATTTTACAGGACTCCAGTTTGTGCAAGAAGAATCATCCAGTAA
- a CDS encoding MerR family transcriptional regulator translates to MLRIGDFSKLSRVSIRMLRHYDKIGLLVPEEVDESTGYRYYSESQLPLAEKIQVLKTMGFGLSVIGEILVKYEDAEEIEQFLQIKREELLCQAQETEQRIRLLDNTIQWLRKDGNFMDYNVVLKTLPRRYVASVRQVIPAYNCEGMLWELLNKEIAGQDVRPAVPCYGLAVFHDKGFKESDVDVEIQISVSGIYQDTENVRFKDVDAMEIASVTYKGSYEQLTRVNKAVAEWICENGYDFNGASLCIYHVSPHDAETPEELVTEVCYPVKKKN, encoded by the coding sequence ATGTTAAGAATCGGAGATTTTTCTAAATTGTCAAGAGTCAGCATCCGAATGCTGCGCCATTATGATAAGATCGGTCTGCTTGTGCCGGAGGAGGTGGATGAATCCACTGGATACCGGTATTACAGTGAATCACAGCTTCCGCTGGCAGAAAAGATACAGGTGCTGAAAACCATGGGATTTGGTTTATCTGTCATTGGCGAGATTCTGGTGAAATACGAGGACGCAGAAGAGATAGAGCAGTTTCTGCAAATCAAGCGGGAAGAACTCCTCTGCCAGGCACAGGAGACAGAACAGAGGATCAGGCTGCTTGACAATACGATACAGTGGCTGAGAAAGGATGGGAATTTTATGGATTATAATGTAGTTTTAAAAACACTGCCAAGGAGGTATGTGGCGAGTGTCCGGCAGGTGATCCCTGCATATAACTGTGAGGGTATGCTGTGGGAGCTTCTGAACAAAGAGATTGCAGGACAGGATGTACGTCCGGCAGTACCATGTTATGGGCTGGCAGTGTTTCACGACAAAGGTTTCAAGGAAAGTGACGTGGACGTTGAGATTCAGATTTCAGTGAGCGGGATCTATCAGGATACAGAGAATGTAAGATTTAAGGACGTGGATGCCATGGAGATCGCGTCCGTCACGTACAAAGGAAGCTACGAGCAGCTCACGAGGGTAAACAAAGCAGTTGCGGAGTGGATCTGTGAGAATGGTTACGATTTTAACGGAGCTTCTCTCTGTATTTATCACGTGAGTCCGCATGACGCAGAGACTCCGGAGGAACTTGTGACGGAAGTATGCTACCCGGTGAAAAAAAAGAATTAA
- a CDS encoding MerR family transcriptional regulator, producing MFKIGEFSKLTQVTIRMLRHYDETGLLKPAQIDPITGYRLYSTEQIPVLNKIIYLRDSGFQVADIAAALNAEDDTAAASLLDKKYREIQKLIETEKKKLKKIEYAKKELLGSKNEMHYNILLKSIPSCQVLSLRNVIPNYYAEGDLWKTMSGFIDKHRVLLSAEQTFSIYHDTEYKEEHVDVELCAPVKKKLADMDGFVFRDTEPVPLMACTMVYGPFSNIADAYISFAQWLQEKSQYEMTGQTRQIVHRGPWNESSPEKYLTEIQIPLRELC from the coding sequence ATGTTTAAAATAGGTGAATTTTCCAAACTCACGCAGGTTACCATCCGGATGCTGAGACACTATGATGAGACAGGTCTTTTAAAACCTGCACAGATTGATCCGATAACCGGGTACCGGCTGTATTCCACAGAACAGATCCCGGTGCTGAACAAAATTATTTATTTGCGGGACAGCGGTTTTCAGGTGGCAGATATTGCTGCAGCCCTCAACGCTGAGGATGACACTGCCGCCGCCAGTCTGCTGGACAAAAAATACAGAGAGATCCAGAAGCTCATTGAGACTGAGAAGAAGAAACTTAAGAAGATTGAATATGCGAAAAAAGAACTTTTAGGCAGTAAAAATGAAATGCATTATAACATTTTGTTAAAATCCATCCCAAGCTGCCAAGTGCTTTCCCTGAGAAACGTAATCCCCAATTATTACGCCGAGGGTGATCTGTGGAAAACAATGTCTGGATTTATTGACAAACACAGGGTTCTGCTATCAGCAGAACAAACCTTTTCTATCTATCATGATACAGAATATAAAGAAGAACATGTGGACGTGGAACTGTGTGCCCCGGTCAAAAAAAAGCTGGCAGACATGGATGGCTTTGTCTTCCGTGACACAGAGCCTGTACCCCTTATGGCATGTACCATGGTGTACGGTCCCTTTTCAAACATCGCAGACGCCTATATATCCTTTGCCCAGTGGCTCCAGGAAAAGAGCCAATATGAGATGACCGGCCAGACCCGTCAGATCGTCCACCGGGGACCTTGGAACGAAAGCAGTCCGGAAAAGTATCTCACAGAGATCCAGATCCCTCTAAGAGAGCTTTGTTAA
- a CDS encoding helix-turn-helix domain-containing protein has translation MKINYEALGRKIKEVRRKQNMTQEYLAEKVDLSVSHVSNIETAKTKVSLPTLVEISNALGVSVDYLLMDSYQSLEMKEDIFVKELDAVIENCGPRDKKIVLEISRKLAELLESE, from the coding sequence ATGAAGATAAATTATGAGGCTCTTGGGCGGAAGATAAAAGAAGTGAGAAGAAAACAAAATATGACCCAGGAATATTTGGCGGAGAAGGTTGACCTTTCTGTAAGTCATGTTTCAAATATTGAAACGGCAAAGACCAAGGTCTCACTTCCTACGCTGGTGGAGATCAGCAATGCGTTGGGTGTTTCTGTGGACTATTTGTTGATGGACAGTTATCAATCTCTGGAAATGAAAGAGGATATTTTTGTGAAGGAACTGGACGCGGTGATTGAAAATTGCGGTCCGAGAGATAAAAAGATTGTTCTGGAGATTTCCAGAAAACTTGCGGAGTTGTTGGAGAGCGAGTAA
- a CDS encoding peptide chain release factor 3, which yields MANSIEKEIGRRRTFAIISHPDAGKTTLTEKFLLYGGAINTAGSVKGKANTKHAVSDWMEIEKERGISVTSSVLQFEYNDYCINILDTPGHEDFSEDTYRTLMAADCAVMVIDASKGVEAQTIKLFKVCVMRHIPIFTFINKMDREAKDTFELLDNIEKVLGIDTCPVNWPIGCGKEFKGVYERNSREILGFEAVSTGGSKEAKETVVSIDDGQAEQMIGEDFYENLMEEIELLDGASQPLDMEKVQKGELSPVFFGSALTNFGVQPFLEHFLKMTTAPLPRISKGTEIAPSGNDFSAFVFKIQANMNKNHRDRIAFMRICSGKFEANMEVKHVQSKKKMRLSQPQQIMAQERKIVDEAYAGDIIGVFDPGIFSIGDTVCMPKDDFEYEGIPTFAPEHFARVIQLDSMKRKQFVKGVEQIAQEGAIQIFQEHQAGFAEIIVGVVGTLQFDVLKYRLENEYNCEIRLEPLPYQAIRWIKDVKTDMGKLKGVAEVKKVRDMRGNPLLLFKNEWGIQFVLDRNDGLELVEFSKE from the coding sequence ATGGCAAACAGTATTGAAAAGGAAATCGGCAGAAGAAGGACCTTTGCGATCATTTCGCATCCGGATGCCGGAAAGACCACCCTGACAGAGAAATTTCTGTTATATGGAGGAGCCATCAACACAGCAGGCTCTGTAAAAGGAAAAGCGAATACAAAACATGCGGTGTCTGACTGGATGGAAATCGAGAAGGAGAGAGGAATTTCAGTTACCTCATCTGTTCTGCAGTTTGAGTACAACGACTACTGCATCAATATCCTGGACACGCCGGGACATGAGGACTTTTCTGAGGACACATACCGGACATTGATGGCGGCCGACTGCGCTGTCATGGTCATTGATGCGTCCAAAGGTGTGGAGGCCCAGACGATCAAATTGTTTAAGGTCTGTGTCATGAGACATATCCCCATCTTTACGTTTATAAATAAAATGGACCGGGAGGCCAAAGATACATTTGAGCTTCTGGACAATATAGAAAAAGTTCTTGGCATTGATACCTGTCCAGTGAACTGGCCGATCGGGTGCGGGAAAGAATTTAAGGGAGTTTATGAGAGAAACAGCAGGGAGATCCTGGGCTTTGAAGCGGTCTCCACTGGCGGGTCCAAAGAAGCGAAAGAGACCGTGGTCTCCATCGATGACGGACAGGCTGAGCAGATGATCGGAGAGGATTTTTACGAAAATCTCATGGAAGAGATCGAACTTCTGGACGGAGCGTCACAGCCGCTAGATATGGAGAAAGTCCAGAAAGGAGAACTGTCCCCGGTATTTTTTGGATCAGCGCTGACCAACTTTGGTGTTCAGCCGTTTCTTGAACATTTCCTGAAGATGACGACGGCACCGCTTCCACGAATTTCAAAAGGAACCGAGATTGCTCCTTCTGGAAATGACTTTTCGGCGTTTGTGTTTAAGATCCAGGCAAACATGAATAAAAACCACAGGGACAGGATTGCTTTTATGAGGATCTGCTCCGGTAAATTTGAAGCCAATATGGAAGTAAAACATGTACAGAGCAAAAAGAAGATGCGCCTTTCCCAGCCGCAGCAGATCATGGCACAGGAGAGGAAGATTGTGGACGAAGCCTACGCCGGAGATATCATCGGCGTGTTTGATCCAGGAATCTTTTCCATCGGGGACACCGTCTGTATGCCAAAAGATGACTTTGAGTATGAGGGAATCCCTACCTTTGCACCGGAACATTTTGCCAGGGTCATTCAGCTGGACTCTATGAAGAGAAAACAGTTTGTAAAAGGTGTTGAGCAGATCGCGCAGGAAGGTGCCATTCAGATCTTCCAGGAGCACCAGGCAGGGTTTGCGGAGATCATCGTGGGCGTTGTGGGCACCCTGCAGTTTGATGTGTTAAAATACCGCCTGGAGAACGAGTACAACTGTGAGATCCGGCTGGAGCCGCTTCCGTACCAGGCGATCCGCTGGATCAAAGACGTCAAAACTGACATGGGCAAATTAAAGGGTGTGGCGGAAGTGAAGAAAGTCCGGGATATGAGAGGAAATCCACTTCTTTTATTTAAAAACGAATGGGGCATCCAATTTGTGCTGGATCGAAACGATGGGCTCGAACTGGTGGAATTCAGCAAAGAGTAA
- the trxA gene encoding thioredoxin — MSILNITKENFQSEVTESKKPVLVDFWAPWCGYCRRISPALDQLGEENGGAVQIGKINIDEQMELAEKFQVMTIPTMILFKDGQVGKPLVAAQSKGQIEQWLKEQGM, encoded by the coding sequence ATGAGTATTTTAAATATAACAAAAGAAAATTTTCAATCCGAGGTAACGGAATCTAAAAAACCTGTATTGGTTGATTTTTGGGCTCCTTGGTGTGGCTACTGCAGAAGGATTTCACCTGCTCTGGATCAGCTGGGGGAGGAAAATGGGGGTGCAGTACAGATTGGAAAAATCAACATTGATGAACAGATGGAACTGGCAGAAAAGTTCCAGGTGATGACGATTCCCACAATGATTCTATTTAAGGACGGACAGGTAGGAAAGCCTCTTGTGGCTGCACAGTCAAAAGGACAGATCGAACAATGGCTTAAGGAGCAGGGAATGTAG
- the rplT gene encoding 50S ribosomal protein L20 gives MARIKGGMNARKRHNKVLKLAKGYRGARSKQYRVAKQSVMRALTSSYAGRKQRKRQFRQLWIARINAAARMNGLSYSKFMHGLKLAEVDINRKMLSEMAISSPEAFTALVDVAKGKLA, from the coding sequence ATGGCAAGAATCAAAGGCGGAATGAACGCAAGAAAGAGACATAATAAAGTATTAAAGCTGGCTAAAGGATACAGAGGTGCCAGATCAAAACAGTATAGAGTGGCAAAACAGTCTGTTATGAGAGCTCTTACATCTTCTTACGCAGGAAGAAAACAGAGAAAACGCCAGTTCAGACAGTTATGGATCGCACGTATCAACGCAGCTGCAAGAATGAACGGTTTATCTTACAGCAAATTTATGCATGGATTAAAGTTAGCAGAAGTTGACATCAACAGAAAGATGCTTTCTGAGATGGCAATCAGCAGCCCGGAAGCATTTACAGCATTAGTTGATGTTGCTAAAGGAAAACTGGCTTAA
- a CDS encoding glucosaminidase domain-containing protein produces the protein MSKVLRKAASILCMVVLILSMSVPAFAVSPDSAKETAETSSSGTTEEKTETATEEQTATQKPKPTTASEKTDTEKKGDSEKPDKVHKKKKLEKKKKKDKKKKDKKKKKEKKIEAPEDSVSVRSKTALDREKKLKRQLMQEESLQQGLMHTDKVKEEIQKFYASLEEQSGSVTLPGVVALTGVKKDGDDTQIGHRVNHLLMELAQKTKNRYLKDIARNYNFDVAGEVKVADVIQEEETIQLKQYLDQQLLNCDKTQEQRIKDLKKSRKKIQALKKQIKELNADKPRIFDPMDLLKKSNLSVEEIRLMLKGTALEEQAPAFYKCEKTYGVNAVMVMGIAIHESAWGTSRRAREDHNLTGYGVTSDSAKGINAPTKEENLMMTAKLLKEKYLVKGGAYYHGPTVKGVNQNYCVGNTWAGYVTNRCYEIMKRL, from the coding sequence GTGAGTAAAGTTCTAAGAAAGGCCGCCAGTATCTTGTGTATGGTCGTTCTCATCCTGAGTATGTCAGTGCCGGCTTTTGCCGTTTCGCCTGACAGTGCCAAGGAGACCGCGGAGACTTCGTCATCCGGCACGACAGAAGAGAAGACAGAGACGGCCACAGAAGAGCAGACGGCAACACAGAAGCCGAAACCAACAACGGCTTCTGAGAAAACAGATACAGAGAAAAAGGGGGACTCAGAAAAGCCGGACAAAGTACATAAAAAGAAAAAGCTAGAGAAGAAAAAAAAGAAAGACAAAAAGAAAAAAGACAAGAAGAAAAAGAAAGAAAAGAAAATTGAAGCACCGGAAGATTCCGTATCGGTCAGATCCAAAACGGCGCTTGACAGAGAGAAAAAGCTGAAACGGCAGCTCATGCAGGAAGAAAGCCTGCAACAGGGGCTGATGCATACGGATAAGGTAAAGGAAGAGATTCAGAAGTTTTATGCGTCACTGGAGGAACAGAGCGGCAGTGTAACGCTTCCAGGAGTCGTGGCGTTGACCGGAGTGAAAAAGGATGGAGATGACACCCAGATCGGACACAGGGTGAACCATCTGCTCATGGAATTGGCACAGAAAACAAAGAATCGTTACTTAAAAGACATTGCTAGAAATTATAATTTTGATGTGGCCGGTGAAGTGAAGGTAGCGGATGTCATTCAGGAGGAGGAGACGATCCAGCTGAAGCAGTACTTAGACCAGCAGCTTCTCAACTGCGACAAGACGCAGGAGCAGCGAATAAAAGATCTGAAAAAGAGCAGAAAAAAGATACAGGCCCTGAAAAAACAGATCAAAGAATTGAATGCAGATAAGCCCCGTATCTTTGACCCGATGGATCTGCTGAAGAAGAGCAATCTGTCAGTGGAGGAGATCCGTCTTATGTTGAAGGGGACGGCTCTAGAGGAACAGGCTCCGGCATTTTATAAGTGTGAGAAGACTTACGGAGTCAATGCTGTTATGGTGATGGGCATTGCCATTCACGAAAGTGCCTGGGGCACCAGCAGGCGCGCCAGGGAAGATCATAATCTCACAGGCTACGGGGTCACTTCAGACAGTGCCAAGGGCATCAACGCACCAACCAAAGAAGAGAATCTGATGATGACTGCTAAGCTTTTGAAAGAAAAATATCTGGTCAAGGGCGGGGCCTATTATCACGGTCCTACCGTAAAAGGGGTCAATCAGAACTATTGTGTGGGAAACACATGGGCTGGTTATGTGACTAATCGGTGCTATGAGATCATGAAAAGATTATAA
- a CDS encoding PTS glucitol/sorbitol transporter subunit IIA: MILYETTVNDVGPEVEIFAEKGMLITFAQKAIVTLKDYCYYIEKNDVKGDLKTAGKIDIDGEEYEVTQVGLIAEENLKALGHVTISFNGDGECLPGSICTKKAKAPVLKKGSGITIFSKS, from the coding sequence ATGATATTATATGAGACAACAGTGAACGATGTAGGACCGGAAGTGGAGATATTTGCAGAAAAAGGAATGCTGATCACCTTTGCCCAGAAGGCCATCGTGACTTTAAAGGACTACTGTTATTATATTGAGAAGAATGATGTAAAAGGTGATTTAAAGACAGCAGGGAAGATAGACATCGACGGAGAAGAGTACGAGGTGACACAGGTGGGCTTGATCGCGGAAGAGAATTTGAAAGCGCTTGGACATGTGACCATCTCTTTTAACGGAGACGGAGAATGTCTGCCTGGAAGTATCTGCACCAAGAAGGCCAAGGCACCGGTGCTCAAAAAGGGAAGCGGGATAACGATCTTTTCAAAGTCATAA
- a CDS encoding glycerophosphodiester phosphodiesterase family protein has translation MGNIKRLIIDLWKLLTWDWPVLLLFEVIYKMVFLTVMSLSENGIDFALSKAGIEYLTNQNLFQVLVNPYSLAALVLSFLMVIYFSFLEITAIILYCHMGMKGEKASVYGLLIESAKRAGRLSWPGNLWVVLLLILAMPVTGISVMSGPIGSLRIPGFILEFIRGNTVLSILYGGLIFVLIFLFCRWIFGLHEFVLNRITFRRACQKSAELVNGKKRKSAVSVLCIMLFLWVGASLVYTAVLIGMMIIIRFTGSLGSAFYDFWYHYHDLNRALSFLSAMLKPVILFGTVSVIYYRVQGHKISTKISRRTNGRKILVLIECAAVYIISVFYMEMTMPYGYETPSDRKIQVVAHRAGAKFAPENTMSAIHEAVKSGADIAEIDVQQTKDGELIVMHDTNFKRTAGIKKNVWDVTLKEAQTYDVGSFFGARYRDERIPALEDMVKAADRHINLMIELKSNRHQKHLEEKTVSLIRKYGFEDQCSIASMDYRILQKVKKLDPEIKTVYITSIAYGDMERLEAADMISVEESFVNTQLIARAGLYGKKVFAWTVNKETFMKKMRRIHVDGIVTDNVYFTNYMLEEGEKSYLINELAEKLLRHK, from the coding sequence ATGGGAAATATCAAGAGACTTATCATTGATCTATGGAAATTGTTGACGTGGGACTGGCCGGTCCTTTTGCTGTTTGAAGTCATCTATAAAATGGTATTCCTGACTGTGATGTCGCTGAGTGAAAATGGGATTGATTTTGCTCTCAGCAAAGCCGGTATTGAATATCTGACAAACCAGAATCTGTTTCAGGTTTTGGTTAATCCGTATTCTCTGGCAGCATTGGTGTTATCATTTCTTATGGTCATATATTTTTCTTTTTTGGAAATCACAGCTATTATCTTGTACTGCCATATGGGCATGAAAGGGGAGAAGGCCAGTGTATACGGCCTTCTGATAGAGAGTGCCAAAAGAGCAGGCAGGCTGTCTTGGCCAGGGAATCTATGGGTAGTTCTTCTTTTGATCCTGGCAATGCCTGTCACCGGGATCAGCGTTATGTCCGGCCCCATCGGCTCTTTGAGAATCCCTGGGTTTATTCTGGAATTCATCCGGGGTAACACTGTACTGAGTATTTTATACGGAGGGCTCATTTTTGTACTGATCTTCCTGTTCTGCCGCTGGATCTTTGGCCTCCATGAATTTGTGCTGAACAGGATTACGTTTCGCCGGGCATGCCAAAAGAGTGCAGAACTTGTAAATGGGAAGAAAAGAAAAAGTGCCGTTTCTGTACTGTGTATCATGCTCTTTCTATGGGTGGGGGCGTCACTGGTTTATACAGCGGTCCTGATTGGAATGATGATCATCATCCGTTTTACCGGGAGTCTGGGAAGTGCTTTTTATGACTTTTGGTATCATTACCATGACCTGAACCGGGCATTGAGTTTTCTGTCTGCCATGCTAAAACCGGTCATATTATTTGGAACGGTCTCTGTGATCTATTATCGGGTACAGGGACACAAGATATCCACAAAAATAAGCAGGCGCACTAACGGAAGGAAAATTCTTGTGCTCATAGAGTGTGCGGCGGTTTATATTATCTCTGTGTTCTATATGGAGATGACCATGCCATACGGCTATGAAACTCCAAGTGACAGAAAGATCCAGGTGGTGGCTCACCGGGCTGGTGCGAAGTTTGCGCCGGAGAATACGATGTCAGCGATCCACGAGGCGGTCAAAAGCGGGGCGGATATTGCCGAGATCGATGTCCAGCAGACTAAAGACGGAGAACTGATCGTCATGCATGACACAAATTTCAAGCGAACGGCGGGGATTAAAAAGAATGTGTGGGACGTGACGTTAAAAGAGGCACAGACATACGACGTGGGCAGTTTCTTTGGAGCCCGTTACCGGGATGAAAGAATACCGGCTCTGGAAGATATGGTGAAGGCGGCAGACCGGCACATCAATCTGATGATCGAATTAAAAAGCAACAGGCATCAGAAACATCTGGAGGAGAAGACGGTCAGTTTAATCCGTAAATATGGGTTTGAAGACCAGTGCAGTATAGCATCTATGGATTACAGGATCCTTCAGAAGGTCAAAAAGCTGGATCCGGAGATAAAAACCGTTTACATTACCTCAATAGCATATGGGGATATGGAAAGACTGGAAGCAGCCGATATGATCAGTGTGGAGGAGAGCTTTGTAAATACACAGCTGATTGCCCGGGCAGGATTGTATGGGAAAAAAGTATTTGCATGGACCGTAAATAAAGAGACATTCATGAAAAAAATGAGACGCATTCATGTGGACGGCATTGTAACTGACAATGTTTATTTTACAAATTATATGCTGGAAGAAGGGGAGAAGAGTTATCTTATAAATGAGCTGGCAGAAAAACTGTTGAGGCACAAATAA
- a CDS encoding SAM-dependent methyltransferase, producing the protein MKTFNVNSIGKIRSSEEGTVIQIDPPYIPALKALDGFSHINVIWWFSECDSKEARSVLETAQPYQHSPEVMGIFSTRSPIRPNPIALTASEVLHIDDQSGTIQIAYIDANDGSPVLDIKPYTPSLDRIESPQVPDWCSHWPKSLEESAVFDWEKEFNF; encoded by the coding sequence ATGAAAACATTTAACGTCAATTCCATCGGAAAAATCCGCAGCAGCGAAGAGGGAACCGTGATCCAGATCGATCCGCCCTATATCCCCGCTTTAAAGGCTCTGGACGGCTTTAGCCATATCAACGTGATCTGGTGGTTCAGTGAATGTGATTCCAAAGAAGCCAGATCTGTCCTTGAGACAGCCCAGCCCTATCAACATTCACCGGAGGTCATGGGGATCTTTTCTACCAGATCACCCATCCGACCCAACCCCATCGCCCTGACCGCATCGGAAGTCCTGCATATTGATGATCAGAGTGGAACAATCCAGATCGCTTACATAGATGCCAATGACGGTTCGCCGGTACTGGATATTAAGCCCTACACACCGAGCCTTGACCGGATCGAATCCCCACAGGTCCCAGACTGGTGCAGCCATTGGCCCAAAAGCTTGGAGGAATCCGCAGTCTTTGACTGGGAAAAAGAATTCAATTTTTAG
- the rpmI gene encoding 50S ribosomal protein L35: MPKVKTCRAAAKRFKKTGTGKLKRNKAYKSHILTKKSPKRKRNLRKSAVTDSTNAKVMKKILPYL; the protein is encoded by the coding sequence ATGCCAAAGGTAAAGACATGTAGAGCAGCAGCAAAAAGATTTAAAAAGACAGGAACAGGAAAATTAAAAAGAAATAAGGCATATAAGAGCCATATCTTAACAAAGAAATCTCCTAAGAGAAAGAGAAATCTTAGAAAATCTGCAGTGACAGATTCTACAAACGCAAAAGTAATGAAGAAGATTTTACCGTATTTATAA